Genomic window (Chondrocystis sp. NIES-4102):
TGCTTCTCTTGGGCCCGCATAGCGCATTGCGGAAGGATTAATTGCTAAAATTACTCTATCTTGGGGAAAATAGTTTTCCACCATAATTTCATAGCAACGCATCCTCACATCGGCAGGAATATCATCACTTTTAGTTGCGCCTACCAACGGATGTAAAAATAGTCCATCAACAATCTCTAGGGCGCATTTAATGATGTATTCATGGGCGCGATGAATAGGGTTACGGGTTTGAAAGCCCACTACAGTCTTCCAGCCTCTTTTTTGGAACATTTCTCTAGAAGCTGCTGGATCTATTTGATAACTGGGGAATTGTGGATGATCTTCCCTTGCTAGTAACCAAATCGGCCCTGCTAAATTTACTCCACCTTGATCGTAAACTACTTTTACTCCTGGATGTTTATCTTCTTGAGTACCATAAACATTAGCAGCTTCTAATTTTTTGTCGTAGCTATATTTTTGAGTTAATTCTAAAACTCCAATAAATTTACCGTTAGCATCATCTAAACGAATTAAACTACCTTCATTTAAAGGTTCTGCGACTTCTTCTGTCACAGATAATGTTACAGGCACTGACCAAGGTAAACCATTGGCTAAACGCATTTCTTTGACTACACCTAGGTAGTCGTTTTCTTCCATAAACCCAGTTAAAGGACTAAAACCACCAATGGCAATCATTACTAAATCGGAAGTGGCTCTTTCGTCTAACTGTATTCTGGGTAATGTATCTGCTTGAGCTTGAAATTTTTGTTTTTGTTCTTCACTAACTAAACGATTTATCAATTCACCACCATGAGGTGGAATTAAATCAGTACTCATATTTTCATCTTTAATTACTAGACTTGATATTGGGAGGCAAAACAAAATTAGTCAAATTTATTGGCTAAGAGTTATTGATTAACTGGCAAATCAAATTAACATATTAATTTTTTGTTATGCTCTTAGCATTACTTGTAATCTTATGTTAAGTAAATCATATTTTTGTGGATTATGAAACGTTTAATTTCGATTAAATTTTGGTTGGCTATTATCCTATGTTTTTTGGTTTCGGGCTTAATTACACCTAATGCTTGGGCGATGGGAGGGAAACAACCACCCGTTAATCAACCTGCCCCTGAATTTGTTTTACCCACTAATACAGGAGATAATGACATCGCTTTAAAAAATTATCGTGGACAATGGGTTGTGTTGTATTTTTATCCAAAAGATTTTACTTCAGGTTGTACAATCGAAGCTCGACGTTTTCAACAAGATCTTGCAGAATATAAAGCAAGAAATGCCCAAATATTAGGAGTAAGCGTGGATGATGTAGATTCTCATGCTGCATTTTGTGACTCGGAAGGATTGAAGTTTCCTTTATTGGCAGATACGGATGGTAGTGTTAGCAAAGCCTATGGTTCTTGGTTGGGGGCAATGTCTTTAAGACATACTTATTTAATCGATCCTGAAGGTATTTTACGCGAAACTTTTTTGGGGGTTAGACCTAGTGTGCATAGTCAAGAGGTTTTAGCCCGTTTAGATGAATTACAACAGCAACTATCAACCTAGAGAAACATTTTAGTGAGTAATAATAGTCTTATTATTTATTAGCAATTGTTAGTTTAATTGGACTTTCATGAAGTCAATAGTTGGTAAAATTTTGTGCGATCGCTATCGGGTTCTTGAGGAACTAAATAGAGATGATTTTAGAGGGGTTTATTTAGCGGAAGAT
Coding sequences:
- the sat gene encoding sulfate adenylyltransferase is translated as MSTDLIPPHGGELINRLVSEEQKQKFQAQADTLPRIQLDERATSDLVMIAIGGFSPLTGFMEENDYLGVVKEMRLANGLPWSVPVTLSVTEEVAEPLNEGSLIRLDDANGKFIGVLELTQKYSYDKKLEAANVYGTQEDKHPGVKVVYDQGGVNLAGPIWLLAREDHPQFPSYQIDPAASREMFQKRGWKTVVGFQTRNPIHRAHEYIIKCALEIVDGLFLHPLVGATKSDDIPADVRMRCYEIMVENYFPQDRVILAINPSAMRYAGPREAIFHALIRKNYGCTHFIVGRDHAGVGDYYGTYDAQEIFDEFKPEELGITPLKFEHAFYCTRTEQMATAKTSPASKEERIHLSGTKVRALLREGKTPPPEFSRPKVAEELARAMKVAD
- a CDS encoding alkyl hydroperoxide reductase/ thiol specific antioxidant/ Mal allergen, yielding MKRLISIKFWLAIILCFLVSGLITPNAWAMGGKQPPVNQPAPEFVLPTNTGDNDIALKNYRGQWVVLYFYPKDFTSGCTIEARRFQQDLAEYKARNAQILGVSVDDVDSHAAFCDSEGLKFPLLADTDGSVSKAYGSWLGAMSLRHTYLIDPEGILRETFLGVRPSVHSQEVLARLDELQQQLST